A stretch of Gemmatimonadales bacterium DNA encodes these proteins:
- a CDS encoding 3-oxoacyl-ACP reductase family protein, protein MGRLDGRVAIVTGASGALGRAIATALAAEDAAVIVHYGSNRDAAEAVVDAIRGQGGRAQSVQADLSVPDQAQRLVESATTAFGGVHVLVNNAGITRDTLVLRMKEEDWETVISTNLSGAFYCTKAVLREFVRRRGGRIINITSVAGQIGTAGQANYAAAKAGLIGLTKAVAREVASRGITVNAVAPGFIEAGM, encoded by the coding sequence ATGGGCAGGCTTGACGGCCGGGTCGCCATTGTCACGGGCGCCTCGGGCGCGCTCGGCCGGGCAATCGCGACCGCGCTGGCGGCGGAAGACGCGGCGGTGATCGTCCACTATGGATCGAACCGCGATGCCGCGGAGGCCGTCGTCGATGCCATCCGAGGGCAGGGCGGGCGCGCCCAGTCGGTCCAGGCGGACCTGAGCGTTCCCGATCAGGCGCAGCGCCTGGTCGAATCCGCCACCACGGCGTTCGGCGGGGTGCACGTGCTCGTGAACAACGCCGGGATTACCCGCGACACGCTAGTGCTGCGCATGAAGGAGGAGGACTGGGAGACCGTCATCAGTACCAATCTGTCCGGTGCATTCTATTGCACCAAGGCCGTGCTGCGAGAGTTCGTACGGCGGCGCGGCGGCCGCATCATCAACATCACCTCGGTGGCCGGGCAGATCGGCACCGCCGGGCAGGCCAATTACGCCGCGGCCAAGGCGGGGCTCATCGGGCTGACGAAAGCGGTGGCGCGCGAGGTGGCCTCGCGCGGCATCACTGTGAATGCTGTGGCGCCCGGATTCATCGAGGCGGGGATG